The proteins below are encoded in one region of Pangasianodon hypophthalmus isolate fPanHyp1 chromosome 6, fPanHyp1.pri, whole genome shotgun sequence:
- the mical3a gene encoding protein-methionine sulfoxide oxidase mical3a isoform X22 produces the protein MGDGGVGAAGEGINQSHVLFDRFVQASTCKGTLKAFQELCDFLELKPSEYRVFYHKLKSKLNYWKAKALWAKLDKRASHKEYKKGRACANSKCLIIGAGPCGLRTAIELGFLGAKVVLLEKRDAFSRNNVLHLWPFTIQDLRGLGAKKFYGKFCAGSIDHISIRQLQLMLLKMALLLGIEIHVNVEFKGLIEPPEDQENERIGWRAEVHPKTHPVSELEFDVIIGADGRRNTLSGFRRKEFRGKLAIAITANFINRNTTAEAKVEEISGVAFIFNQKFFQDLREATGIDLENIVYYKDDTHYFVMTAKKQSLLEKGVILHDYVDTEMLLSRSNVDQAALLSYAREAADFSTNHQLPKLDFAINHYGQPDVAMFDFTCMYASENAALVRQRNGHQLLVAIVGDSLLEPFWPMGTGIARGFLAAMDSAWMVRSWAQGASPLEVLAERESIYRLLPQTTPENVSKNYSQYTLDPTTRYPNISLHLLRPNQVRHLLDTGETREIRIDMENVVNSSTPKLTRNELLLEKQFQESVARSSKLLNWCQRQTDGYRGVSVSDLTMSWKSGLALCALIYRYRPDLIDFDSLDEKDVEKNNQLAFDIAEKEFGISPIMTGKEMSIVVEPDKLSMVMYLSQFYEMFKDTVPPGENHNLSPEEKAALIASTKSPISFLSKLGQSINISRKRNPKQDKKEKELDGLGKRRKTSQTGQSEDEEPQRPVRDERTFVATALTERRVDPTAAANNNKVKSMATQLLAKFEENAPVQSTGLKRQIDSMPDLGLALSPSLPSTSLKEPVQLAPLPAWRKASRSSDGLRSCPKKTILLYPPPPSSSSPSLSSHTQKNVLKLVIDEHDSDDDDNQDHLTFSYRESEFRSVEPVHVVNIQERAEALAAKFTGQSSKPEKPQGSLRKEFPQNIGGSDVCFFCRKRVYVMERLSAEGKFFHRSCFKCDYCGTTLRLSSYAFDVEDGKFYCKPHYCYRLSGQAQRKRPAPPAAPLQPKESQAPVIPAASLDAPGAPCPVERGPSAPEVNGLAEPSVAKRLKGTPERIELENYRLSMQREEELEEVPEETLAEHNLSSVLDKGTDVDEGSSSSESDMEEEGEELEPPANSDLGGVPWKEAVELHAKLKAGSEAGASRKEGDLEEEEEEEEGDEEEDEEEEEDEEEEEEDEEEEESSDEGEYYPWERELQSGLWLENLKDEEDTGTFKARNLRIQQTLEPVDPVLPQTEGEKEECSDSGSLPSLLTQNTQPVSCTVPSHKSLRHEAVRAWLDSMSGEPCVEDEEEPEAEAGSPDIEPGTELDEEDIPSDAEAEARSQLVEDPEPLPVDTGKPASLEQVSRIEHTERVSVSPKEIIVDVILTPIPKPSTPTEEIKEKLTPVLIKSPGTRFFPEPFLPDYTKTEVPPSPEVKTPNTPVAVASPIRFQPAPLPDTVTPKSPVQVESCACSPSANPLSPICAQPLPCQEPSSPLSSGSPVRTQPVPAVTSTPLTKPASERTTTESLNAKDSTVETPVKKTDIIEEFWLKSAEIRRSLGLIPLDRSKAVEKSIIKTPTADPVLSKPPISEDISEKPAFTGRTVIHRLNITVEGQVISPVEPKSSSSERKDLSSSSGLGLNDSNTTSQTPTCDSINNSDSTMLTPPSSPPPPPPNEEPATLTKKKPQVSWEKLSTPSKEPEVEKAPTKVKTPTSPNQDTFVTVPVAAPRTNPPVVMRIKEPNKPRREEVRKSFAECVDEIPFADDVEDTYDDRTPDTSMQDRFYTPPTSRVNRDKPSLHLALAMENGKPNIHGGLVSRSVKGPQHFSPEAKEIAEERMREREKSVKSQALKDAMAKQINKMKEAESNKGAVAKVAWNVSDVAVKHKQRSSSPKSSAVKALESKKQAEGLPDRFFTSPLNKSVDSSVTSSESSTGGKSKKRSSLFSPRKNKKEKKAKNESRHSGTEETPPKHKSLWKAVFSGYKKDKKKKDDKSSPSTPSSSTTVDSGKKKGSPVARSSDLHLRRNLSFSEDSDLSCDDVLERSSQKSKADSVYVPHALAFKRSYATKKTYTEEELNAKLTRKVQKAARRQAKQEELKRLHRAQIIQRQLEQVEEKQRQLEERGVAVEKALRGEAGLHKGSSVSPKQRKRRSDYWGESNYSEILDLHLGGMGKKDDPKLMQEWFKLVQEKNALVRYESELMIFARELELEDRQSRLQQELRERMAIEDHLKTEAELTEEKRILNEMLEVVEQRDSLVALLEEQRLREKEEDKDLEAVMLSKGFNLNWA, from the exons ATGGGAGATGGAGGTGTCGGTGCAGCAGGAGAGGGGATCAATCAGTCACACGTTCTCTTTGACCGCTTCGTTCAGGCCTCCACCTGTAAGGGGACCCTTAAAGCTTTTCAGGAGCTGTGTGACTTCCTTGAGCTCAAGCCCAGTGAGTATCGAGTCTTCTACCACAAGCTCAAGTCCAAGCTCAACTACTGGAAGGCGAAAGCACTCTGGGCCAAGCTAGACAAACGTGCCAGCCACAAGGAGTACAAGAAAGGCAGAGCTTGTGCTAACTCTAAG TGTCTGATCATCGGAGCAGGACCATGTGGCCTGCGCACGGCTATAGAACTTGGCTTTCTGGGAGCCAAGGTGGTCCTGTTGGAGAAGAGAGATGCTTTCTCCCGCAACAATGTCCTCCACCTGTGGCCTTTCACCATTCAGGATCTGCGGGGTCTCGGCGCAAAAAAGTTCTACGGAAAATTCTGTGCCGGCTCCATAGACCATATCA GTATTCGTCAGCTGCAATTGATGTTGCTGAAAATGGCTCTGCTCTTAGGTATCGAGATCCATGTCAATGTGGAGTTCAAAGGCCTCATCGAACCCCCAGAAGACCAAGAGAATGAGA GGATTGGCTGGAGAGCTGAAGTCCATCCTAAAACCCACCCTGTTAGCGAGCTGGAGTTTGATGTCATCATTGGGGCAGATGGGAGGAGAAACACGTTGTCAG GGTTCAGAAGGAAAGAGTTCAGGGGCAAGCTGGCCATCGCCATCACGGCCAACTTTATTAACCGCAACACTACAGCTGAGGCCAAAGTGGAGGAGATCAGCGGGGTGGCCTTCATCTTCAACCAGAAGTTCTTTCAGGATCTAAGGGAAGCCACTG GGATTGATCTGGAAAACATTGTCTACTATAAGGATGACACGCACTACTTTGTGATGACTGCCAAGAAGCAGAGTCTGCTGGAGAAGGGCGTCATTCTGCAC GATTATGTGGACACAGAGATGCTTCTATCCAGGTCTAATGTGGACCAAGCTGCTTTGCTGTCCTACGCCAGAGAGGCAGCTGACTTCTCCACCAATCACCAGCTGCCCAAGCTGGACTTCGCCATCAACCATTACGGGCAGCCTGATGTGGCCATGTTTGACTTCACGTGCATGTACGCCTCGGAAAATGCCGCGCTGGTGCGCCAACGCAACGGCCACCAGCTGCTCGTAGCTATAGTTGGAGACAGCCTTCTGGAG CCATTCTGGCCAATGGGGACAGGCATTGCACGAGGCTTCCTGGCGGCCATGGACTCGGCGTGGATGGTGAGAAGCTGGGCACAGGGCGCGTCTCCTCTCGAGGTGTTGGCGGAGAG GGAGAGTATATATCGTCTGCTCCCACAAACCACTCCAGAGAACGTGAGTAAGAACTACAGTCAGTACACATTGGATCCCACAACACGCTACCCCAACATCAGTCTGCACCTGCTCCGGCCCAATCAG GTACGGCATCTCCTAGACACTGGGGAAACCAGGGAAATTCGCATCGACATGGAGAACGTGGTCAACTCTTCGACTCCCAAACTCACGAGGAATG aACTTCTGCTTGAGAAGCAGTTCCAAG AGTCTGTAGCGCGCTCCAGCAAGCTGCTAAACTGGTGTCAGAGGCAGACGGATGGCTATAGAGGGGTCAGTGTGTCTGATCTCACCATGTCATGGAAGAGTGGCTTGGCTTTGTGTGCCCTTATCTATCGCTACAGGCCAGACCTCAT TGATTTTGACTCGCTGGACGAGAAGGACGTGGAGAAGAATAACCAGTTGGCTTTTGACATTGCTGAGAAGGAGTTCGGGATTTCGCCCATTATGACTGGGAAGGAGATGTCTATTGTAGTGGAGCCTGACAAGCTCTCCATGGTCATGTACCTCAGCCAGTTCTATGAGATGTTCAAGGACACAGTGCCCCCTGGTG aaaacCACAACCTGAGTCCAGAGGAAAAGGCTGCGCTGATCGCCAGCACTAAGTCTCCCATCTCCTTCCTCAGCAAACTTGGTCAAAGCATCAACATCTCGAGGAAACGCAACCCCAAG CAGGATAAGAAGGAGAAGGAGCTTGACGGATTGGGGAAGAGGAGAAAGACGAGTCAGACCGGCCAGTCTGAAGAT GAGGAGCCTCAGCGGCCAGTGCGTGATGAGCGAACTTTTGTAGCCACGGCTCTAACGGAGCGTAGGGTCGACCCCACTGCAGCGGCTAACAACAACAAGGTGAAGTCCATGGCCACTCAGCTGCTAGCCAAGTTTGAGGAGAATGCACCGGTACAGTCTACTGGACTCAAAAGACAG ATTGACTCTATGCCTGATCTGGGGCTTGCGCTGTCTCCCTCCCTGCCATCCACCTCTCTGAAAGAGCCAGTGCAGCTGGCACCACTTCCCGCATGGAGAAAG GCTAGCAGAAGCAGCGATGGCCTGCGGAGCTGCCCTAAGAAAACCATTCTGCTCtatcctcctcctccatcatcttCCTCTCCATCGCTCTCTTCACATACACAG AAGAATGTTCTCAAACTGGTGATagatgaacatgacagtgatgaCGATGACAACCAGGATCATCTGACATTCTCTTACAGG GAAAGTGAGTTCAGATCTGTGGAGCCCGTCCATGTCGTTAACATTCAGGAGAGAGCTGAAGCGCTAGCCGCTAAGTTTACAGGGCAGTCCAGCAAGCCTGAAAAACCCCAG GGTTCCTTGCGGAAGGAGTTTCCACAAAACATTGGAGGCAGCGATGTGTGTTTCTTCTGCCGGAAGCGTGTGTATGTGATGGAGCGACTGAGTGCGGAGGGCAAGTTCTTTCACCGCAGCTGCTTTAAGTGTGACTATTGCGGCACCACGCTGAGACTGTCGTCCTACGCCTTTGACGTGGAGGATG ggaAGTTTTACTGTAAGCCGCATTACTGTTACCGGTTGTCTGGGCAGGCTCAGAGGAAAAGGcctgctcctcctgctgctcctctCCAGCCGAAG GAATCCCAGGCACCAGTGATACCTGCAGCCAGCTTGGATGCCCCTGGGGCTCCATGTCCGGTGGAGCGTGGGCCCTCAG CTCCCGAGGTGAATGGTCTGGCTGAGCCCAGTGTGGCAAAACGTCTGAAAGGAACTCCTGAGCGCATTGAGCTGGAGAACTACCGGCTGTCCATGCAGAGAGAGGAGGAGCTAGAGGAGGTGCCAGAGGAGACGCTGGCCGAGCACAACCTCAGCAGCGTGCTGGATAAAGGCACGGACGTGGACGAGGGCTCCAG TAGCTCGGAGTCTGACATGGAGGAAGAGGGTGAGGAGCTGGAGCCACCAGCCAACTCTGACCTGGGTGGAGTGCCATGGAAGGAGGCCGTGGAGCTCCACGCCAAACTGAAGGCTGGCAGCGAAGCTGGGGCAAGCAGGAAGGAGGGAGActtggaggaagaggaggaagaagaggagggagatgaggaagaggatgaggaggaggaggaggatgaggaagaagaagaggaggatgaagaagaagaagaatcaagTGATG AGGGGGAGTATTACCCTTGGGAAAGGGAGCTCCAGTCAGGTCTATGGCTGGAGAACCTGAAAGATGAAGAGGATACAGGTACCTTTAAAG CCAGGAACCTGCGAATTCAACAAACCTTGGAGCCAGTGGACCCTGTGCTCCCCCAGACGGAGGGGGAAAAGGAGGAGTGCTCAGATTCGGGCTCTCTTCCTTCACTCCTCACGCAGAACACCCAGCCTGTCTCCTGCACAG TCCCCTCCCACAAATCATTGCGGCACGAGGCTGTCAGGGCCTGGCTGGACTCCATGTCTGGAG AGCCCTGTgtagaagatgaagaagagccTGAGGCTGAAGCAGGAAGCCCAGACATTGAGCCTGGCACTGAGCTGGATGAAG AGGACATCCCTTCAGATGCAGAAGCTGAAGCTCGCTCGCAGCTTGTTGAGGATCCTGAGCCTCTTCCAGTAGACACTGGGAAGCCAGCGAGCCTAGAGCAAGTTTCCAGAATTG AGCATACAGAACGGGTGTCTGTTAGTCCAAAGGAAATCATTGTAGACGTTATTCTCACTCCAATCCCAAAGCCAAGTACACCTACAGAGGAG ATCAAAGAAAAGTTGACTCCAGTGCTGATTAAATCTCCAGGCACACGCTTTTTTCCTGAGCCCTTTTTGCCTGATTATACCAAAACAGAGGTCCCACCATCACCTGAGGTTAAGACACCAAATACTCCTGTCGCGGTGGCATCTCCTATCCGCTTCCAGCCAGCGCCCCTACCAGATACGGTCACCCCCAAATCTCCTGTCCAGGTTGAGTCTTGTGCCTGCTCACCTTCAGCCAACCCCTTATCCCCAATTTGTGCTCAGCCCCTACCATGCCAGGAGCCCTCCTCACCCCTCTCTTCAGGCTCTCCTGTGAGGACTCAACCAGTTCCTGCTGTAACTTCCACTCCTCTGACAAAACCTGCCTCAGAGAGGACTACCACAGAATCTCTGAATGCAAAGGATTCGACAGTGGAGACGCCAGTCAAGAAGACTGACATCATTGAAGAGTTCTGGCTGAAGAGTGCTGAGATTAGGAGGAGCTTAGGGCTCATCCCACTGGACAGGAGCAAAGCTGTAGAGAAGAGCATTATTAAAACCCCTACCGCAGATCCTGTATTGTCTAAACCCCCGATCTCAGAGGACATATCGGAGAAGCCAGCATTCACAGGCCGCACAGTCATCCACAGACTCAATATTACTGTTGAGGGTCAGGTAATCTCTCCTGTAGAACCCAAGAGTAGTAGCTCAGAGAGGAAGGATCTGAGCAGTAGCTCTGGTCTGGGCTTGAACGATAGCAACACAACTAGTCAGACGCCTACCTGTGATAGCATTAACAACTCTGACTCAACCATGCTTACACCTCCTTCCAgtcctccaccacctccaccaaaTGAGGAGCCAGCAACTCTCACAAAGAAGAAGCCTCAAGTGTCTTGGGAGAAGCTATCTACTCCCAGTAAGGAACCTGAAGTGGAGAAAGCACCCACTAAAGTGAAAACTCCTACCAGTCCAAATCAGGACACATTTGTGACTGTTCCAGTAGCTGCTCCCAGAACTAACCCCCCAGTGGTGATGAGGATAAAGGAGCCCAATAAACCACGCCGAGAAGAAGTGAGGAAGTCCTTTGCAGAGTGCGTAGACGAGATTCCATTTGCTGATGATGTGGAGGACACGTATGATGATCGTACCCCTGACACAAGCATGCAGGATAGGTTTTACACCCCACCCACCAGCAGAGTGAACAGGGACAAGCCTTCCCTCCACCTCGCTTTGGCTATGGAGAATGGAAAACCCAACATCCATGGAGGTCTCGTGTCCAGATCAGTGAAGGGTCCCCAGCACTTTTCTCCTGAAGCCAAGGAGATTGCTGAAGAGCGgatgagggagagggagaaatcTGTGAAAAGTCAAGCTCTTAAGGATGCCATGGCCAAgcagattaataaaatgaaagaggCTGAGTCAAATAAGGGCGCTGTGGCCAAAGTGGCTTGGAACGTTTCGGACGTAGCTGTTAAACACAAGCAGCGCTCAAGTTCTCCAAAGTCTTCAGCTGTGAAAGCCTTGGAGAGCAAAAAACAAGCAGAGGGGCTTCCTGACCGTTTCTTTACCTCACCTTTAAATAAGAGTGTGGACAGTTCTGTCACCTCATCTGAGAGTTCCACAGGAGGCAAGAGTAAAAAACGTAGCTCCCTTTTCTCTCCGCGTAAGaacaagaaagagaagaaggcaAAAAATGAAAGCAGACACTCTGGTACAGAAGAGACCCCACCCAAACACAAGTCCTTGTGGAAAGCTGTATTTTCCGGCTACAAgaaagacaagaagaagaaagatgaCAAGTCTTCTCCGAGCACACCCTCTAGCTCCACAACAGTGGACtcaggaaagaagaaaggatCGCCTGTGGCAAGGTCCTCAG ATTTGCATTTGAGAAGAAACCTCAGCTTTTCCGAGGACTCAGATCTGTCCTGTGATGATGTTCTGGAAAGATCCTCTCAGAAGTCGAAGGCGGAT TCTGTTTATGTTCCTCATGCATTGGCGTTCAAGAGATCATATGCCACGAAG AAGACATACACTGAGGAAGAGCTAAATGCCAAGCTCACACGTAAGGTCCAGAAGGCAGCTCGGCGTCAGGCCAAGCAGGAGGAGCTGAAGAGGCTCCACAGGGCTCAG ATCATTCAGAGACAGCTAGAGCAGGTGGAGGAGAAACAGAGGCAGCTGGAGGAGAGGGGTGTAGCAGTGGAGAAGGCTCTGCGAGGGGAAGCAG